One window of the Labeo rohita strain BAU-BD-2019 chromosome 9, IGBB_LRoh.1.0, whole genome shotgun sequence genome contains the following:
- the cd247l gene encoding CD247 antigen like, with protein MEMSRTITLLFLASHVSFADASPSDPTYCYILDVFLLLYSIIFTALYFREKFTREGPVPPDPATPARNPNEPVYTDLDLPQMSSDYQQLDRPIRRREPETHYQELRAHTSDEYQEIRSKPRKAKNKSNEGRTGRNRDAAEAVEMETFPTNN; from the exons ATGGAAATGAGCAGGACAATCACTCTATTGTTCTTGGCCTCACATGTGTCTTTTGCAg atGCCTCACCGAGTGACCCAACGTATTGCtatattttggatgtttttctgCTGCTGTATTCTATCATTTTTACTGCTCTCTACTTCAGAGAAAAG TTTACAAGGGAAGGGCCTGTTCCTCCAGATCCTGCGACCCCGGCCCGTAACCCTAATGAGCCTGTCTATACA GACTTGGATCTGCCTCAGATGAGTTCCGACTATCAACAGCTGGATAGACCG ATTCGAAGACGAGAGCCAGAGACACATTATCAG GAACTGAGAGCACATACAAGTGATGAATATCAGGAAATAAGAAGTAAA CCTCGTAAAGCCAAGAACAAATCTAATGAG ggTCGAACAGGGAGAAACAGGGATGCAGCCGAGGCTGTGGAGATGGAAACTTTTCCCACTAACAATTAA